From one Equus caballus isolate H_3958 breed thoroughbred chromosome 29, TB-T2T, whole genome shotgun sequence genomic stretch:
- the LOC138921417 gene encoding spermatogenesis-associated protein 31D4-like translates to MEFSQWNVLSFLNSHIELFLSICSTFLDSDHNLTIVCGLWLLLLFLCFLVGIPSLPTFWKTKIYQKHQGRAKRRRRGGTSSGWRNYQRETEEKRRLISILKRPLGRRLDTTRFRQLLCPDPSCEVCNSTTAEINQLLEDLEDDTASVSSMASTASGTESSFTLSSAFSEVPPGDLTPAPPPDPSPPPHSILSPNPMTPLADFLSPSPPGHSMPPEPFPPLESKFPADRSPPQLLALPPLPPHDTQATGPILQPEATLSLNTIFSLDRTLSQDINPLPNLSQIMNPNDSLACHHTPPSLSVSPPTDHPLTVTQSKSVSILLKSIPENSSPDSPGGLSTYVPTVRGTDHSSLSISELSWWQACAKDLFLAPSTLAPCDFNREFLALHSSESSLERHPTANLIEPGNLSFLSPHVLALLERQVRKRRDFLMWKEKEEKGSFPKKLTPGHQLNPSGKMLESNADECDSAFSLPFWSSAGNPKELHMHEQPPYPKILGDHLQEKCMQLFWGLPSLHSESLPSAIRDSSDCTTIFLFNTIPNASMGQESPVPLHRPPPSLPEIQPQPLPQTLPQSQPLPLTQVKSQAHLKSPLPILPSGPLPQIRTCGVCHHRPQDESESLTSSEIQQLEWKVLQKQQESLWGSPSVVQRSQEEFCSSAPNFPYHQASQAHACISILPVEFPLSDELRKKLEHHLRKRLIQHRWGLPRRICECLSLMMPPRDFSEIAKSESNRGLSRISVNKDLNVGLSQSKSFHERGSELLEVEKEMGKDQGHSPENGPKAHLLSVPESSSDKDPAYDSEKDLNSHVASLSGKNSRALEESLDQKQLENVLKAHLSKKFEEISEARLPGTVRSSWHAIKQTLLLSDKSRTHITQRSLPPSVGGDSSLNTFQELCFIDSSTQQMMETHIKSFRMRMEWGLPCRVLESIQAFKSEDAASQSLTYFYCPPSNNPTLEVDSKSEGFEPHRGSSKSALQEKVETNSALVLDRLCPATSPMGRQGQGVPRQSPSGINQEIAEVVQRSKGARQTHLPVTCGITGKASQKFTQLGNRCPPELPARQAGAKHETKDARVSPSDRREGRQDKKMKSEPFSVHSTARDIFRAKELNALQSKTANVLTTSKPGSSQRIRENHSKIEITGTIESPAPKRQVPQDPKSSDLKEHLFRELKSKLEKRNQSQVQGQHTDRSPASESLTCKASLTHAHGVSSGDMGASQVLHVHLEDTGISRQQRQEPWVPKKDRKRYEDKKFPPATMRVSPPGTNKEELGGGDAGLGTSQPTRKSFPTQITASEETLGSKSSQTSSQKAQPPPESVFRKKMNHIFQWLRPGTKGKNQEHPQEKGSPISSAQSRGLVKGRAAVTGTTTAQKTRTVPGKFPVEKLGQRCAAEVTRPQEPLPSLRKFVKTDQKAEEQAQAEPVQGHPSNYRAPSCKVPSTKSCHQEVVFAGQNYPTCSRRIRDQNRHPQKVMAFKDQLLDQKRPLSVPRREHVPHPSSTCRRQAGPGASSCSHHC, encoded by the exons atggagttcagtcaatggaatgttctctcatttctgaatagccatattgagttgtttttgagcatctgctcaacattcttagatagtgaccacaacctcaccatcgtgtgtgggttgtggttgcttcttctgttcctgtgcttcctggtggggattccatctttaccaaccttctggaaaaccaaaatctaccaaaag catcagggcagagccaagaggagaagaagaggtggaacatcaagtg gttggagaaattaccagagggaaacagaggagaaaaggaggctaatttctattctgaaaag gcccctaggccggcgtctcgataccacccgctttcgtcaactattatgcccagacccctcctgtgaggtgtgtaatagcacaactgctgagatcaatcagctcctggaggacctggaagatgataccgcctctgtgtcctctatggcttccacagcttctgggactgaatcatcattcactctgtcctctgccttctcagaagtccctccaggagacctaacaccagcccctccacctgacccttccccaccgccccactccatcctctcacctaacccaatgacacccttagctgactttctttcaccctcaccaccgggtcactctatgccaccagagccttttcctcccttggagtccaaattcccagcagaccgttccccaccccaactccttgcccttccccctctgccaccacatgacacccaggcaacgggtcctattctccaaccagaggccactctgtctctgaatacgatcttctctcttgaccgcaccctttcccaagatattaaccccttaccaaatttgtcccagataatgaatcccaatgattcactggcttgtcatcacacaccaccaagcctgtctgtctcaccaccgacagaccaccctttaactgtgactcaatctaaatcggtttccatcttattgaagtctattccagagaactcatctccagatagccctggtgggttgtccacttatgtcccaacagtcagaggcactgaccattcaagcctgtcaatttcagaattatcctggtggcaagcttgtgccaaagacttgttcttagcaccgtccaccttggcaccatgtgattttaatcgggagtttcttgccctccattcttcagagtcctctctggagagacaccctacagctaaccttatagaacctggtaacctctcatttctcagccctcatgtcctggcactcctggagagacaagtccgaaagaggagggatttcctgatgtggaaggaaaaggaggagaagggttcttttccaaaaaaacttacgccaggccaccaactaaatccttcggggaaaatgttagagtcaaatgctgatgagtgtgactcagcattctcccttcctttctggagcagtgcaggcaacccaaaggagctgcacatgcatgagcagcccccatatcctaaaatcttgggggaccatttacaggaaaaatgtatgcagctcttctggggtctcccatctctgcacagcgagtccttgccctctgctatccgtgactcaagtgactgcaccacaatcttccttttcaataccatcccaaatgcctccatgggccaagaatccccagtacctctccatcgcccacctccatccttgcctgagatccagccccaacccttgcctcaaaccctgccccaatcccagcccctacctctcactcaggtcaagtcccaggcccaccttaaatccccactcccaatcctaccatctggtcctctaccccagataaggacctgtggagtgtgtcaccatagaccccaggatgaatcagagtctctcacctcatctgaaattcaacaactggaatggaaagtgttgcagaagcaacaggaaagtttgtggggttccccctctgtagtccaaagatctcaggaagaattttgttcttcagctcccaactttccttaccatcaggcctcccaggcccatgcctgCATCTCCAtccttcccgtagagtttcctctcagtgatgagctgaggaagaaactggaacatcaccttcgaaagaggctcatccaacaccggtggggcctgccccgcaggatctgtgagtgtctgtcactgatgatgcctccaagagatttctcagagatagctaagtcagagagcaatcgtggactctcacggatctcggtgaacaaagatctaaatgttggattgagccaatccaaaagcttccatgagaggggttcagaactgcttgaggtagagaaggagatggggaaggatcaggggcatagcccagagaacggccccaaagctcatctgttgagtgtcccagagagctcttcagataaggatccggcatatgactctgagaaagacctaaatagtcacgtggcaagtctgtcagggaaaaattcaagggccttggaggaaagtctagatcagaaacaacttgaaaatgtcctgaaagcacatttgagcaagaagtttgaggaaatcagtgaggctcggctccctgggacggtgcgcagttcatggcatgccatcaagcagacattgctgctttctgacaaatcccgcacccacataacacagaggagtttgccaccttcagtgggtggggactcctccctgaataccttccaggagctttgcttcattgattccagcacacaacagatgatggaaacccatattaaaagctttcgtatgagaatggagtggggccttccctgcagggtccttgaatccatacaggcgtttaaatcggaagatgctgcatcccaaTCCTTGACCTATTTCTACtgtcccccctcaaataacccaactttggaagtggactccaaatccgagggcttcgagccccatagaggaagctctaaatctgcTCTTcaagaaaaagtggaaacaaattcagccctggtcctggatcgtctttgccctgctacttcacctatgggcaggcaaggacaaggggtgccgagacaatcaccctctggtatcaaccaagagattgcagaggttgttcagaggagtaagggtgccaggcagactcatctgcctgtcacatgtggcatcacaggcaaagcgagtcagaaatttactcagctaggcaaccgatgccccccagagctgcctgcaaggcaagctggtgccaaacatgagacaaaggatgcgagagtgagtcccagtgatagaagagaagggcgacaggacaaaaagatgaagtcggaacccttttccgtgcacagcacggccagggacatattcagggccaaggagctcaatgctctgcagtcaaaaactgctaatgtgttgacaaccagcaagccaggaagctcccaaaggatacgtgagaatcacagtaaaatagaaattactgggaccattgaaagccctgcaccaaaaagacaagttccccaagacccgaagtcatcggatcttaaggaacatctgtttagggaattaaagtcgaaactagagaagaggaatcagagccaggtccaaggccaacacactgacaggtcccctgcctcagagagcttgacttgcaaggcctcactgactcatgcccacggtgtctccagtggggacatgggagcttcccaggtgctgcatgtccatctggaggacactgggatcagcaggcagcagcggcaggagccttgggtccctaagaaagatcgaaagaggtacgaggataagaaattcccaccagctacaatgagagtgagccctccgggcaccaacaaagaagagcttggtggaggggatgcagggttggggacatcccaacctacaagaaagagtttccctactcagatcacagcatcagaggagacgcttgggagcaagtcttcccagacctcatcacagaaggcacagcctcctcctgaaagtgtgttcagaaaaaagatgaaccacatttttcaatggcttcgtcctgggacaaaaggcaaaaaccaagaacatccccaggaaaagggcagccccatatcatctgcacagagcagaggcctggttaaagggagagctgccgttactgggaccaccacggctcagaagaccaggacggtccctgggaagttcccagtggagaaactggggcagcggtgtgcagcagaggtcacccgccctcaagagccccttccttccctgaggaagtttgtgaaaactgaccagaaggcagaagagcaggcccaggcagagcccgtccaggggcatccttccaactacagggctccctcctgtaaagtgccaagcaccaagtcctgccaccaagaagttgtctttgctggccagaattatcctacatgttctagacggatcagagaccagaacagacaccctcagaaagtcatggcgtttaaagatcagctattggatcagaagcgtcccttatctgtgccccgcagggagcatgtgccccatccaagctccacctgcaggcgtcaagctggcccaggggcctccagctgttctcaccactgctaa